One Streptomyces sp. P9-A2 DNA window includes the following coding sequences:
- a CDS encoding DUF488 domain-containing protein, whose protein sequence is MPKLATIGVYGFDGDSYLERLRQADVRLLLDVRQRRGVRGPDYAWANSLRLQAALAEAGIAYEHRRELAPTTELRQLQYAEDDRQGVGKRSRRELAAEYTRRYTAEILDPADLAPIVAALPNSGTAALFCVERDPEACHRSLVARRLAEDHDFTVEHLRPM, encoded by the coding sequence GTGCCCAAGTTGGCAACGATCGGCGTCTACGGCTTCGACGGCGATTCCTACCTCGAACGATTACGGCAGGCCGACGTGCGCCTGCTGCTCGACGTACGGCAGCGCCGTGGGGTCCGCGGCCCCGACTACGCCTGGGCGAACTCCCTGCGGCTCCAGGCGGCCCTCGCCGAGGCCGGAATCGCCTACGAGCACCGCCGGGAGCTCGCCCCGACGACCGAGCTGCGACAACTCCAGTACGCCGAGGACGACCGCCAAGGGGTCGGCAAACGCTCACGTCGGGAGCTCGCCGCCGAGTACACCCGCCGCTACACCGCCGAGATCCTCGACCCGGCCGACCTCGCCCCGATCGTGGCGGCCCTGCCGAACAGCGGGACCGCGGCGCTCTTCTGCGTCGAGCGCGACCCCGAGGCGTGTCACCGGTCGCTGGTCGCCCGGCGGCTCGCCGAGGACCACGACTTCACCGTCGAACACCTGAGGCCCATGTGA